In Rhodanobacteraceae bacterium, a single genomic region encodes these proteins:
- a CDS encoding tryptophan 2,3-dioxygenase — MSASDNLRPLESGITRDLTNRVTYDGYLLLDRLLDAQQPLSQPPHHDEMLFIIQHQTSELWMKLVIHELEEAIARLRGDDLGPCLKILARVKHIQKQLFEQWAVLETLTPSEYMQFRHVLGPASGFQSLQYRIIEFLLGNKNADMLPVFDYAPAQRERLRAVLQSPSLYDEFLRHLARAGHAIPAHCIERDVARPHQREPMLIPVLQRIYQDPDQFWSEYHLCEQLVDVEESFQLWRFRHMKTVERVIGYKRGTGGSSGVAFLKRALDLTFFPELLEVRTVLGGRI; from the coding sequence ATGAGCGCTTCCGACAACCTGCGCCCGCTGGAAAGCGGGATCACCCGCGACCTGACCAATCGCGTGACCTACGACGGCTACCTGCTGCTCGATCGCCTGCTGGATGCACAGCAGCCCCTGTCGCAACCGCCGCACCACGACGAAATGCTGTTCATCATCCAGCACCAGACCTCCGAATTGTGGATGAAACTGGTCATTCACGAACTCGAGGAGGCGATCGCGCGCCTGCGCGGCGACGATCTCGGCCCCTGCCTCAAGATCCTCGCGCGGGTCAAGCACATCCAGAAGCAGTTGTTCGAACAATGGGCCGTGCTGGAGACGCTCACGCCTTCGGAGTACATGCAGTTCCGCCACGTGCTGGGCCCGGCGAGCGGCTTCCAGTCCTTGCAGTACCGCATCATCGAATTCCTGCTGGGAAACAAGAATGCGGACATGCTGCCGGTATTCGATTACGCCCCGGCCCAGCGCGAACGCCTGCGCGCGGTTTTGCAATCGCCCAGCCTGTACGATGAATTCCTGCGCCACCTCGCGCGTGCGGGCCATGCGATCCCGGCACATTGCATCGAGCGCGATGTCGCGCGCCCGCACCAGCGCGAGCCGATGCTGATCCCGGTGCTCCAGCGGATCTACCAGGACCCGGACCAGTTCTGGTCCGAGTATCACCTGTGCGAGCAGCTGGTCGATGTCGAGGAGAGCTTCCAGCTCTGGCGTTTCCGCCACATGAAAACGGTGGAGCGCGTGATTGGCTATAAGCGCGGAACCGGTGGTTCCTCCGGCGTGGCTTTCCTCAAGCGCGCACTGGATCTCACATTCTTCCCGGAACTTCTGGAAGTCCGTACGGTCCTCGGCGGGCGAATCTGA
- a CDS encoding H-NS histone family protein, translating to MAIDLSGLNVAELEKLIVDAKARIEVVKKQQFAELRRTLEAQARDAGFDIYELFAGGARAPRAAGGDKKAVAPKYRNPENASQTWTGRGKQPVWVRDAIAAGKSLESMAI from the coding sequence ATGGCAATTGATCTGAGCGGCCTCAACGTCGCCGAACTCGAAAAGCTGATCGTCGACGCGAAGGCGCGTATCGAAGTGGTGAAGAAGCAGCAGTTCGCCGAACTGCGCCGCACCCTCGAAGCGCAGGCGCGCGATGCCGGCTTCGATATCTACGAACTGTTCGCTGGCGGCGCGCGTGCGCCGCGCGCTGCGGGCGGCGACAAGAAGGCGGTGGCCCCGAAGTATCGCAACCCGGAGAATGCCAGCCAGACCTGGACCGGTCGTGGCAAGCAGCCGGTGTGGGTGCGCGACGCGATTGCCGCCGGCAAGTCGCTGGAATCGATGGCGATCTGA
- a CDS encoding ABC transporter ATP-binding protein: protein MLRIRELCKTYPNGVQALKQVSLDIPTGMFGLLGPNGAGKSSLMRTLATLQEADSGSVQLGTLDVLKQKDEVRRLLGYLPQDFGVYPKVSAEDLLDHFAVLKGYPNRRERREVVDALLRQVNLYEARKRKLGTFSGGMRQRFGIAQALLGQPRLVIVDEPTAGLDPEERNRFLNLLAEIGEQVVVILSTHIVEDVTDLCPRMAIISRGEVLQTGEPLKAIEALRARVWRKVVAKDALAGYQAAHNVLSTRLVGGRPVIHVYSESQPEEGFEQIEPDLEDVYFQRLRAHQKAA from the coding sequence GTGCTCCGGATCCGCGAACTCTGCAAGACCTACCCGAACGGTGTGCAGGCACTCAAGCAGGTCAGCCTGGATATTCCCACCGGCATGTTCGGGCTGCTCGGACCGAACGGTGCCGGCAAGTCCTCGCTGATGCGTACGCTGGCGACGTTGCAGGAGGCGGACAGCGGCAGCGTGCAGTTGGGCACCCTGGATGTCCTCAAGCAGAAGGACGAGGTGCGCCGCCTGCTCGGTTACCTGCCGCAGGATTTCGGGGTCTACCCGAAAGTCAGCGCCGAGGATCTGCTGGACCATTTCGCAGTGCTCAAGGGCTACCCCAACCGGCGCGAGCGTCGCGAAGTGGTGGACGCGCTGCTGCGCCAGGTGAACCTGTACGAGGCGCGCAAGCGCAAGCTCGGGACCTTCTCGGGCGGCATGCGCCAGCGTTTCGGCATCGCCCAGGCGCTGCTCGGGCAGCCCAGGCTGGTCATCGTCGACGAGCCGACCGCCGGTCTCGATCCGGAGGAGCGCAACCGCTTCCTCAACCTCCTCGCCGAAATCGGCGAGCAGGTGGTGGTGATCCTGTCCACCCATATCGTGGAGGATGTCACCGACCTCTGCCCGCGCATGGCGATCATCTCGCGCGGCGAGGTGCTGCAGACCGGCGAGCCGCTGAAGGCGATCGAGGCCTTGCGGGCGCGGGTCTGGCGCAAGGTGGTCGCGAAGGACGCACTGGCAGGCTACCAGGCCGCGCACAACGTGCTGTCCACCCGGCTGGTTGGCGGACGCCCGGTGATCCATGTCTACAGCGAGTCCCAGCCGGAGGAAGGCTTCGAGCAGATCGAGCCCGACCTGGAAGACGTCTATTTCCAGCGGCTGCGCGCCCACCAGAAGGCAGCCTGA